ACCGGCCAACTACTTGGGGGATTAAATGATGGCGTAAACCGCTATCTTTTTCAGTGACTTGCTTAGTTTTTCTTGCTGGGCCAACACCTAAAATAAATAAAACGCCAATACAAGCTGCAAAAACAACAAACACCTCGCCAAGAGTATCGTAGCCTCGAAAGCTGCCAAGGATTGCGGTCACAACATTAGGAATATCAATATATTCAGGGGTTTTTTCTAAATACCAAGGCGCGACATGTTGATGTACAGGCGCTTCAGGGTCGCCGAGTCGTGGTTTATCAAAGGTTGCATAGATGATCAACAACGCCAAAATGCCCACAGTGCAATAAGTAACCCAACGCCCTCCTTCTCTAGGCTTCTCTCGATCATCGGTCAAAGACAAGGCACAAAGAAAGATTACTGTTGTTACTCCAGCACCCACCGCAGCTTCTGTCAACGCAACATCTGCTGCGTCTAAAATGAAAAAGTTTGCGGCCATTAATAAACTAAATATAGATGTGAGCATCACCGCAACGAATAAGTCTTTGGCACGCACAATGGCAATAGCAGTAATAACCAGTAAGGTGAGTAGAAAAAGGGCAAAGATAAATATCATTTTGGACTATTCTCCTTAGGTTCATCACTT
The sequence above is a segment of the Paraglaciecola sp. L3A3 genome. Coding sequences within it:
- a CDS encoding DUF4040 domain-containing protein; its protein translation is MIFIFALFLLTLLVITAIAIVRAKDLFVAVMLTSIFSLLMAANFFILDAADVALTEAAVGAGVTTVIFLCALSLTDDREKPREGGRWVTYCTVGILALLIIYATFDKPRLGDPEAPVHQHVAPWYLEKTPEYIDIPNVVTAILGSFRGYDTLGEVFVVFAACIGVLFILGVGPARKTKQVTEKDSGLRHHLIPQVVGRLLIPFIVLFGLYVQFHGEYGPGGGFQAGAIIATGVILYALLEGEASALRAIPRSVLLGMVVGGALLYGGVGVVCMLLGGAFLDYSVLAADPVAGQQLGILIIEAGVGMAVCGALLSIYHAFAARERLL